The Xylocopa sonorina isolate GNS202 chromosome 10, iyXylSono1_principal, whole genome shotgun sequence genome contains the following window.
ATCATTCTCATCTTCTATTACGAATATGATTCTGTTTTAAGTTAAAATAAACAATGATAAGTACTACtaataacatacatagtttaatctttttttgtttaatatatattttaatgtATTTAAATGTTGATTATCTACAATATACAAGtattttattttgtaaattaTACATGGAAATAAGCAAATATATGCGAAAGTATACTTCCTATAAGAATTAATATCGTAAAGTAATGTTTTAGCAGTCTAAGAAgtatcattttatttttatattatactTTACAGTATGTCCAAACGGATCCTCCTACCAATAAAAGCTTGTCTACTTTGATAGTACAATTGTTGCAATTTCAAGAGGACAATTTAGGAAAGAATGTTTCGAAACCACCAATGACAAGACTTCCCGTATGTATTTATTCGTCGATATAGTTAAATATCATTTTTCAGTCATTATCTTGTCATATATAGAAGCTAACTAAATAATTTTATGAATTTCTAGATGAAATGTTTCTTAGACTTTAAGCCGGGTGGTGGTTTATGTCACATTCTTGCCACAGCATATCGTTTCAAGCAAGAACAAGGATGGCGTAGATTTGATTTTCCTGTGGGAAAGGTAAGTATTGTATTATAACTTCGATGGTATATATAAACAAATGTATATTTTGTAGTCAGGATCTCGTATGGATAGAACAGTGGAAATGATAATGGCTGCTGAACGAGCATTGGTACAGAATCGATGTATGATTATACCAAGCGTATATGTAAGACCTGACGTGGACAAATCGACAGCTGCAAAAGTAAAAGAAGCAATTCGTCGGCATCAGGGTACTATCGCTGAAAACGAAGCAGATGCGACACACATAATTTACCCTCCGGTGGATCCTATGGAAGAAGAGTACGCGCGGCCTTGTATGAGGCGAGAGAGATCTGTTCTACTTCACTGGTATTATTTTCCAGACAGTTATGACTCTTGGACCACTTTAGACCTTCCTTGGGACTTTCCAGAAGGCACGATCACAAGTACAAACATGAAATCGGTATACAAAGTATCAGCTACATGGGCGTTAGATTTGGATCAATATAATGAATGGATGAACGAAGAAGATTATGAAATAGACGAGAATGGTCAAAAGAAAATACACAAGTATCGACTTTCTGTAGAAGACTTGATGGCACAACCGTCTCATCCTCCGCCGTCAGCAAAAAAACCGAAAAGAAAACGATCTCCTAGCCCATCGCCAAAACCAGGAAAACGTAAAAGCGCGAGAGCTCCATCGGGCGTTCAAAGCACCTCGTCTTCGTCGTCTCTTGCGACTCCAAAAAAATCACGCGGCGGTGGAGAAGAGGAGGATGATCTTACCCAGGGAATGGAAGATCCACCTGCTGAACCTCGAATCGTAGAAGTGGTTGCTGCTCCTACGAATCCGCCAGTAACAGGCCAGGGCAATGTTCCAACGAGTGGCACTACTTTAACGACAACAGGTAGCAAGAAACAAGATAACGAACTTCAACCACTGAAATCTGGTAACATGGCAGATTTGGATGAACCAATGGAAGGAGACAAAGGAAGTTCTCAGAGCACTCAGGATAGAGAAGAGCGGGATACGAGTAAAGAAAGAGGAGAGGGGAATAAAGGGGATGAACCGGAAGATAATGTCACTGAACAAACACATCATATCGTTGTGCCTAGTTATTCTGCTTGGTTTGATTATAATTCAATTCACACTATCGAGAAGAGAGCTTTGTCCGAATTCTTTAACGGTAAAAATAAGTCTAAAACGCCAGAGATTTATCTTGCATACAGGAATTTTATGATTGACACCTACAGATTGAATCCCACGGAATACATTACATCTACTGCTTGTAGACGTAATCTAGCAGGCGATGTGTGCGCGATCATGCGTGTACACGCGTTTCTAGAACAATGGGGACTTATCAATTATCAGGTAGACGCAGAATCGAGACCGACACCTATGGGACCTCCTCCAACATCACATTTCCACGTGTTGTCAGACACACCATCAGGTTTAGCACCGGTTAACCCGAACCCTCCAAAAACACCGCAGCCTTCAGCCGCGAAAACGTTGCTCGATTTAGAAAAGAAATCAACCGCGATAGGAACAGAGGAAAAAGTTTCGGCCAGCGCGATGGCAAACTTTGGACTAAAAATTGATCAATATTCAAGGAAACCTGCTGTTTTGAAAAACAAGCAAGCTGCGGGCGCTACTCGCGATTGGACAGAGCAGGAAACGCTTTTATTGTTAGAGGGATTGGAATTACATAAGGATGATTGGAATAAAGTTTGCGAACATGTTGGCTCGAGAACGCAAGATGAatgtattttgcatttcttacgGCTTCCAATAGAAGATCCGTATTTAGAGGAAGGAGGGCCAGAAGGTCTGGGTCCATTAGCTTATCAACCTGTACCATTTTCTAAAGCTGGCAATCCAGTTATGAGCACCGTGGCATTCCTGGCTTCGGTTGTCGATCCTAGAGTGGCAGCAAGCGCAGCCAAAGCTGCTATGGAAGAGTTCGCGGCTATTAAAGACCAAGTGCCAGCCGCTTTATTAGACCAGCACTTAAGGAACGTTCAGGCTAGTGCCAACTCTGATGGTAATTAATCGCCATTTGTTCCTTCTTTCATTACGGTgggatacacacacacacatataattttagtattaattatttaatttctattATTTAGGTAAGTTTGATCCAGCTGCAGGATTGTCACAGTCAGGTATAGCAGGAACGGGACCACCTGAACCACCGGATGAGACAACAGCACCTTCGACCAGCGGTAATGTACCAGCAGCAGTAGCTACGTCTCCACACTCAGGGACAGCAGCTCCAATGGAGCCAAAGAAAGAAGAGCAGGAAAAGCCTAAAGAATCTGATGTTGATCAAACCCAATTAGATATAACGAAAAAGGAGGATGAATTAAAGGAAGCCGACGAGGATGCTAAGTCAGCGATGGATGCTGAAAATTTGGAAGCGAAAGAAAAGAAGGACAAGGTAGATTATTACGTTTGTATTGTTGCCTATGCTAAATATTATTAACGAcaaattatttttctattactttatAATTGTGTAGGTTGTGCGAGATGCACAGCTTCAGTCTGCAGCTGCCGCAGCGCTAGCAGCAGCCGCTGTAAAAGCGAAACACTTAGCAGCTGTGGAAGAACGTAAAATTAAGTCTCTGGTAGCGTTGCTCGTTGAGACACAAATGAAGAAATTAGAGATTAAACTACGTCATTTCGAAGAATTGGAGACCACGATGGAACGAGAACGCGAAGGCCTCGAGTATCAACGGCAACAGCTCATCACGGAAAGGCAACAGTTCCATTTAGAACAATTGAGAGCTGCAGAGTTCAGAGCTAGACAACAAGCGCATCAGCGTTTGACACaagaacagcaacaacaacaacaaaatCAACATACTGCCTGGCAACCTGCTGCACAGCAACAACCACAACAACAACCACCAAGCCCACAAGCAGCGGCTCAGCAGCCCCCATCCCATACACCTCCACAGCAGGCATAATTTCTTGGTGAGTTATGTATTATGTATATCCCCGTTACATTGACTGTAGGAATATTAAGCTGTGGGTTCCTTAGTATTCCCAGGGTTAAAATATTCTAGTCATTCCAGAAAAAAGTATAATCTTAGAAGCAAAAACTTTTCATTGTGACTGTAAATATTACTTTGTAATAAAAAGAATGTTTATTTTATTTGTTCATGTAGTTCAATGTAACTAGACATTTTAAAGAATTCTTTTTATGCCTGATCTTCCAACTCGTTAGCTGTCGTATAAAACGCCAAAGTTTACCGAaagttataatatatatatatatatataattctttGATCGTACAAAcatgtatgcataacattaagCAATTACGATTAGAATTGATTTAATTATGGTAACACtgtaagaaaaaaaattcaaaaaatAGTGAGAAAGATTCCTTATAATTTGACCTATAGAGCATGATTATGAACGAGTTCCAAAACTAAGTCAGTCATGAGCCGCGTGCATTCGGCTCCTCCTCGCGGTGGTCCTCGTGTGATTTGCTTTTCTTtgctcgtttccgatttttcgtACAAATCTGGAGCCTCGTCACTTTCGCATGTACTAATTGGCAAGATGTCCAATGCGAGGCCTACACCGAATCGCCCGCAACGTCGCATTTCTTCATTTAATCTGTACGTAAAGAATAATAGAATGAGAAAATTAGTAATAGAAATACTTTGAGAATAATTGTTTAACCCTCTCCGAGCTACTGAAAAGTATACTCGCCATTAAAGGAAAATCTACAAACATAAATAACAGGTTCCTGGTTAAACCTCCTTATGGAAAGTTGTAGCTCAGAAAGAGTTAAGAAAATTATCAATTACACTTTCATCTTTTTTACAAACATGTTGCACGTAATGTTACTTACAGTTCCCACATGACGGATGGATCTTTTGGTGGTTGCTTTGGATTAAGCATACGCAACGAGGACATTAGATGGGAGTGATAATGCTGAAGGAGCTGTGTCATGTGCACCCGTCTAATTTCTCCGCTTGCACAACAATACAACAAGTTTGCAAGATCAAGGGCAAGTGAACCAACCCGAGTTAGTTGAAAATCAACTAAATAGACAACCTGTAAAGTCGTAGAACTAAGTGTAATTTAAGGTTTTGATTCGATTGAACATTGTAATATTTTCGATTTCTATTCGCTGGGACTGACATAATCGATCGAAAATCCAATATCAATATTCATATTCGTATATTCGTATTACTTTTACTTCGCGAACGAAGTAGAAAACtaagataaatatttttgcaCTATACTACTCGTgtctgttttttttctttttttaataaattttcatAAAACAAAGTTATATATCCGTGTATAGGAGTAGAATTTATAAAAGTTCCCGATTATACTTCGCTAACAGTAGACTGTAATTTATTTACACTAACAAATATGTACAATGCTTAAGAGTCAAACGAAACTAAATCGGTTAGTTGAATTTCGTGTAATTTTGATTAAAACAAAAAGAAGGCTAACAATTTCTCTGCAAAGTACAAGACTCTTTGTTTCAACAGCactgaaaaataataattttacaaGACAATTGATGAGAAGAACGGAAAAATGGTAATATACTCTCCTAGTAATCTTATGAATTGATaagtaataaaaattaattaatcacATAAAATGAAGGAATCATTTCTTAATTCAGCATTGCTTTTTGACTTCTTTTTAATACAATCAAGTACGTGTACGCACATAACATATTTAATAAAATTCAATATAATCATATACGAAAATgaaattacttttttttttttttttagtagttCGTTGTACAGAAAGTAGTATCATCTATACGTAATACTTACTTCTTCATTTGATCTAACCGAATCGTctttaaataaaatgttattagTCCAGCAGTCGCCATGGCAAAAAACAGTTAGAGGTCCTTGTGTGGCTGCTATTTCGCTCATAGTCCGAAAGAATACATCGTCGTCCAGAAACGCACGAAgtttttctattgcttcaactCTCATGTGTTCCATATGAGCGGGAAGACCATCGGACACCATTCTGATGGCATTCTTAGCAGCAACATGATAATACTGGCGATACCATTCTTCGTTTTCTGTTCGAAAAAGAGCTTCTTGTATACCTTGATCGCCATTCGGATCCGACAGTCTTGCGAATTCTCCCGGCCttatacattcatatacatatacatattaatattcACGCATAAACACGGTTACAGtggtataaaataataaaaaaagtgCAAAAGATAAATCAAAAGGCTATTCGACTTGCCTTGTTTCTCTAAGAGTCAAACTGAGCGCATGAAAACCCGCTAAAGCTTTCAACGCGCGCTTCAAATGATCAAGTTGCAACCCTTTTCTCCTATCCGCCATTTGAAAGCCTCTCTCTCGTAAATCCTCCATAGCGATAAAATCGTTCCGCGCAGCGTAAATTTTCGCGACTCCGCCAAAAACTTTTGTACCATTCACTTGCAATTTATCCAGAGCGGGCCACACGTGCGTATAGAATGCTACCTCGTTTCGGAAGAGCAGTTCGCTTTTGAAAGCCTCACGATGCTCCCTCGATCGGGGTAAAACTTTGTAAATGATCGCGCGCTCGCAATTGATCCATTCGCCGTTTTTCATTTGCTTCTGACCTTTCGCTCGAACACGATACAACATAGACGTGTAATTATCACCTCTTCCCGAGCCtggttcctcgtctaaactagtAATTTCCACGTCAGGTTCATCTTTCGTTATCAATTCACGCACATATTCCAATGTAAGGCGCACATCTCCTTCCTTGTCCATTACTGTGATCAGCAATGCGGATGAaagttgtaaatacgacagGAGCAAGAAACGCCACGAGCAGTCTCGTGTGCCTATAAGATTTTCGAATCGATAGATATTGTAACACTCTggcctttgaacgtgaaacgtGGTGAGTTACGATGTTAAGCTATGCAATGCAGGAAATAAGTATTTTAGTGACGAGTGAATAGTACCTCCCACTGCCACGGCAACTTAATTTATTAATCGTAAGTACCCTCTAGCTAGGGGGGCAAGGACATTAATACATACCAATCATGCATgtaatttctatgctttgaaTGACAAACTGATTGAAATTCTTATGTGCCTGCAACGCGCATTTAATAATGAAGTAATTCCAAGTATTAACAACTTTATATAAACCTCTACATGAAATTCTCGTTTACAATTGTAAAGACAGTGAGAAAGAAAAGGTGCAACATAATTACAAATCATACAAATACTTTttcgttgcaatgaatactaattaACTTGATTTTGGTCTATCTAACGCATTTAATGTCTCCACTCCTATTAAATTGAGCAATTTATTACGATCGGTAGTTGTAAGTTCTGGGAGATTGTACAATTTGGTACTCATTTCAATGATATCGAGTCCAAAATTTGCCGCATATTCAAGAACAAGCTATAGAAAAACAAATGTAATTTAGATTTAGGCTTCTCGTTTCTAAATTCGAATACACAAAGATCTTATATGTTTAAATATACATACGAAAGCTCCCGCAGGGCATTGCTCTGAGATAAAAGTATTAAACAATTCAGTTATTTGTTGTTCAGTCATTGTTGGAATAAATGAATCCGATCTATTAACAATAAACGTTAAAACTTCGGTAGCTTCTTTTATACGCTTGTCATGTAACAACATTAACGGTATATGGGCGACTAATTCTGTTTCAACTGGATAATATGATTCTTGTGTTTGTTCGATTGCATTCTGTAAATACCAAAGTTTTTTATATTAGTCATTATACGCTGTTTGAAATATCTTATttgataaatataaatataaatacattCAACCTTAATATTATTCCAACAGGTCCAGGCAGCATCCACAAAGATAGTTCTTAAAGGTGAATCAGGTGGTAAAACATCAATTCTCATTAAATTTATGCATGCAAGCATCGACGAAAACTTTCGTTGACAAATAACGTTCAGGTCTGACCATAATCTTGGTAAATATTCAGCAACAACTTCTGccttattatattttaattcaTTTATAATCTTGTCGAATAGTACTTTTTGTGGCGAATACAAGTGCGGGACAATTTTTTTGTAATGATCGAAAAATTCTTTGATTGTACTTGTTGCTAACAATAACGACAGACGCGCTGAGTAATAACTGTATTCCTTTATAAAAAAGAAAGgacatgtaattatataaaaatgaaataaacgTAAATCTTTTCTAATGAACAGCTTCAATTTTGTAAAAAACATACTCCTGGTGCATTTGCAAGAAAAATATGATTATTTCCCGTATGAAATAGGTCATGGATTAAGTCTCCTGATTTTCTATCGGAAAAACGATTTGCTAAATgcatagcttgaccaaaaaacaaTTTGTCCTCCGGATCTTGAATAGTAAAATGTTGATCTTTCATCATATCTAAAATTGTTGTAAAATTTTTATGCCCATCCCTATCTGTAAAAGAATGAAATTTCGTAGAGAAAACGTTAAAAAACATAGGACATCAATTGTATATAGTCACCTTTCATCGAATACGAGAGTATAGGATAATAGTAAGTTGCTAACGAAAATGTTATATTGATCCTTTGGAATTCCGAAAATAAACATTTTATAATATCATTAGTGTCATTTTCTCTTGGTGGTGCAGTAACCGCTTTAAGTGCAGAATTCAAAGTCCTAACATTTGGTTTAACTttcttcgtattcatttcattcAAAATAGAAAATACAAATTCCACCTTCTTCGCAGCCGATCTCTTAAAGATGTCTGGAAGTACTCTCAATACATAGTTATATGTAGTGACATTGATTGGAAGATCTTTTTCCTTGCAAATGTTATAGATTGACCAAGCTTCTTCAacctaaaaatattgcaaatgtATTATTCCATCAAATTGTATATACGCAAAATTGTACACACAAATACTAAAATTAATATACTCTCAAATGTCTTGCTAAACCACATATCATAGCATTATATGCTGCAGCTGCTGTTAGAGAATCTTGTTTTATTAAAAACTGATACAGTTCATCAATCTCTTGAGAATACCTAaaatataaaactattgaaaataTTAAAGTATATAatgttttttctttatttttgttATTCTTTTATTACTTACTGCAGAACATATTTACTCATGGCTAGATTATACCATCGCTCAAGAATTAATTCATCGATCgattcatttttattattaaaaaagcaCAATAATTCTAAAAGCGCTTGTTTCGCTTGGTTAGAGACATTTGTTTCTAGTAGCCTATAGATGTCAAGGGCATCAGAGACTCTATACTGAGATATGACTTGCAATAGTAGTTCCTCCGATACTTGACTTTTGTCAGTATACGTTACGGGTGGTTGGAATGCCTTAAATTAGAAAAATAATTTACATTACATGCGATATGCAATATGCATATTATAACTATGGTAAAAGTAAACATACATTAATTGGTGGATCTGAGAGATGCTTTGGAAATAAATCATTGTGTTCTTTATGAATCCACATTGCGGTTTTCTTGCCAGACTCGTACGATAATCCATAATTACGATAATTATTTGTTAGTATCGGCATCAAAAAAGGATCGTCGTGATATATGCACCTCATCCTTGAAAAATCTTTCGGTATCGTACTTTCAAGTGCCTtttaaaaaaatagaaatgggtaAAGGTTAAACAACGAATAGGGGAATGAAAACAATTTCTATGTTAGAAAATTGTTAGTGTATTTACCTGTAAGATATCGGTAGGTCCACGTTTAATTCTGGTTGGTATTTGGATCTTAGAATTTGATGCTGACAAAGATGATTGTAACCTTTTTAGCTCGCACAATGATATtctaaaaaaataatattcacatATTGTAGAAAATAACTAGTATACACTTTAAAAGGTATTCAAATTCTTCGTTACTTTTAATCAAATAAGATAAACATTACTAACCTATGCGAAATGCGTTTGAAGTTCATGATGGGTATATttgagagacgacgatacgtatGTATTATGTTAATGTGTTTAACTGTTATTTGAAATATAGTTTAAAGTAGCAAAAAATGAGACGCGAGCATACTTTTAACCATATGATTGTATGTATCTTCTGCTCGTGCGAGCGTAACATATAGTAAATCTAACCGCTTTTGTCGTTTCTACTTGAACATCTGTTCGGTTGCCTACGCGCAGGCTTTATTTCCCTCTCTATCTACAAGAAGAGTAACATTAATTTATAGCAAGAAATTGAGTGAAAGAGATGTCATTTACTTATCGAAAATGTAGAATTTACATGATTTTTAATTCAATTCTTTGCGCTATATAAAACGCATTTTATGTGAAATGGgagtattaatttcaattatgCTGTTATATTATTGTATCGTTATGTTATTAATCGTTCGTATCTGTGACGGTTTCTATCTAAAAGTCGATGGCATTCTTAGAAACGCTCCAGATGCACCCCTACTTGCAACCCAATACTTAAACCTAAACAACCACTAGAATTCATCGTTTCAAACACTTTTCATTCGCACCTATCGCTTTATAATACTGGTTCGCATTATCGCTCAGGCTGTTTACTAATATCCACACTGTGAAACTAACAGTTTAATCGTTGACGGATGATATATTTTTACAGTAATAAATTCAATAGATACAACGCGATGTAAAATTATATGAATGCGATGATATTGTTGCGGCAGGACCTGTTAAATCTTTATTCAGTGAACGTTTGAACGCGTCGTTCGCGTCTCCAGTTTTCTAATCGAAATGTTTTCTAGTACCGAACTCCTCGTAATACACATATCTCTAGgtatgtatacatatgtatagtAGATGAATATGGCAGCTGCACAGTCGTATCTACAAGATAGAGATTCATTTCTTTCAACGCGTTTATTGTTTAGCATATGAATGGTTGCGCGTGCGTGTGCGTACATATATAAGACGTATACACATGTGCGTATGAAAAGTGTACCCTCTTTGGCATATTACAAAGAATTGAATAAAGTTTATAAGGAAGCCAAAACCAGTCCGCGAAGAGAAGCGGTTCTCTCTGCCGTGAGAATATGCGTGCGCGCAAACGTTAAACGTGTGGTCGTATGTACGTGCATGTTCATACACTACATAGCGCTTGCATAGGGAAGAAGCCAGGTGTTTTATTTCAAAACCGTGGGACTCTTAAAAGGGGATGCTTACACCACGTCTTCTACTTGAAGGATGtgaatgaaaaataaaattcaacTACTTTCATTGTGCTCACTTATTCGATCGAACGTAACTTAAGCCCTCGGCCTTTTCATTTTTCTATTCCCCCTTTGTTTCGAacaattttccttttttttctcccttgTATCCCCTCGCAGCATAAAATAATCGAATAGCATTTCATCGCGAGCCTTTCTCCGATACACGTTTATCGTTTTCAAAATCAAATAAGGAAACAACATCGAAATCATTGATCATTTCTTTTGTTCCGTTCATCGTAGGATATAAAGGATTCGCACATTTAAGAAAGTTGTAAGTGAATGATTATTGTTAAtctttaaaacgatatatccccGATATATAAATCATACTTTTGACCATGTTACGATTTAAAACAGGAAAATTTATACGTTTCACTGCaattttgtaataaaaattaCCTTTCTCTATATCGTAATGTCTAAATCGTCTATATCGTAAGAATTAGTTATATTTAAAGGAGAACACATCTACGAATTATcgtttcttttgaaatgcagtttATTGTTCCAAATTATACATCTTTTATTACAATATCATGtacatttcaaatatttaaaacaaacgCTCGATATGAATTGCTTAGATTAATTGTTTGTTTCGCACACAcatacgcacacacacacacacacacacacgcacacgcgtATCATTTATCGAATAAATCTAAGAACCTATTTTATAAGTACGTTATAATATTAATCGttgtacaaatatatatattaacgtATGTATCGCTTATTTTTATGAACGAAAGAGATGTTAACAAATTTTAGAATAACGAATTGGTTGAAGAATATTTTGACCCGATACGAGGAATAGAGCAGATGATAGATCGAAAAGATCCAGCAGGCCGGGACGAGTGCAATTTGATATAACCTTGCAACAAATAATGCCCACATCCCAACCTGCCGGTATCctcgatgaattcggtcaaAATAATTGGACAGCGTCTTCTAGTTTCTCCTTTGTTTCTTGCCGATGTTCGATCGTTATTCACCTGCTGCCTTTTACTATGGAATACAATGCATTCCGATAGGCCGGGACGAGTGCAATTTGATATAATTTTGCAACAAATAATGCCCACATCCCAACCTGCCGGCATCCTCAACAAATTCAATCAAAATAACTTGGAAAAAGCCTTCTCCTAGTTTCTTCTTTCCTCGTTTTTGTCCTGCCGATGTTCGATCGTCATTCGTCTTCTCTGTCATTCACGATGCAATACAATGCATTCCGATAGGCCGGGACGAGTGCAATATTGAAGATTATATCACCACGAAACATTGTCACAAATCTCGGCCTATCTTCCATGCAAGATTGATGGGTCCTCCTCTTGTGTCAAGTCAAATTATATCCGTGATGAAGACTAATTATAATAAAGAAGCTTTTACATGTAAGAGAGAAACAGTTCCGATTTACAGGAGATTACATAAATTTTATATAACCGGCGCACAAACATTTGAATCTCGGATCTAATTCGCGTGAACACGTGCATCCGAGAAGTTTCCTTTCCCGCGAACGCGAGTATCTCCACGCAATTTCTCTTCGATTTAGTCTTTGAACAGTTTGAAGTTTCCAAATCGAAGAGAATATGATACAATCGAACATACTTTGctgtcttttcttttctttttgtttttgttttttaatCGAATTCCGATATGTCGTGTGCTAGTATTACTTTATACACGAATTCGATCCCACTACTGTTTTATAGGTACACATACCTTGGGATACCGATTAATAGTAGTTCTtataattttgttaattaatttTCACGCACATACCTACGACGCACATTTACCGATCTAATCTACAATTTTAAATACGATATCAAAGAAAACAAACATGCAAGAATTTATTCCGTGATTCTCACTTCCGTGATCATCACAAAAGTATTGTAACGAATGCACGTTTCGACGAAAACACGTTACCGATGTACACTCTAACCCTCAAATCAAAGCAAACAACGTTTTTGTCGATTGTTAGTATCCCACGCCACGGTATATTCTTCCTTCTCTTCCTTTCCCCTCGCCACGTTCCGATACATCTCGTCCCGGTCCGTTTTGTCGCGTCCCGATTCGTGTATTTTACCTAGCTGGAAAGTGCGATGTGTAAACACCGTAAAATCGCAGGAAATCTAGCGATTCGAATCTTTAATTCACTTGCACAACACAATCGACAAGGTAAAGAGTGTCTCGATACGTTTTATGACGCGACGATGACTATAAATGAAGATTACGGCGACAATATCGAGGCGAACTTTGAAAACTTTTGGTGGGCTTGCGCTTCGCAAAATCAAACTATCAAACGATCAACGGAAGATCGAAAAGCGCGGAAGACGCAACAACATCCCGCGTAGAGAGTTCTCGACAAACTGCTGCCTATGACCAGGTGTCTCCTCCCTTTATTCCTTTTGGGTCCCAAGTACATGAAAGCTCCCAGCTATATAGGTGCCCCTTAGGGCCAATGGTGGGGGCTTATTCTTATTTAACAGCAACGAAGCAGGAACACCAGCAACAACCAACTTTGAGACCTCCCTTTTTTTCTGGTCGTCCTGTACTCTCTCTGTCTTTCTCCGTCAACTTCTACCTTCGATTCTTTCAACTTCCTCCCCTTTTCTTCTCTTACACTCTCTGTCTCTTTCcctttctccctttcttttctcttccaTCTCTCCTA
Protein-coding sequences here:
- the Mor gene encoding SWI/SNF- related protein mor — encoded protein: MLALGPKKDGGPNTKFFESQEILTQLDGVKQWLLKNCKKYVQTDPPTNKSLSTLIVQLLQFQEDNLGKNVSKPPMTRLPMKCFLDFKPGGGLCHILATAYRFKQEQGWRRFDFPVGKSGSRMDRTVEMIMAAERALVQNRCMIIPSVYVRPDVDKSTAAKVKEAIRRHQGTIAENEADATHIIYPPVDPMEEEYARPCMRRERSVLLHWYYFPDSYDSWTTLDLPWDFPEGTITSTNMKSVYKVSATWALDLDQYNEWMNEEDYEIDENGQKKIHKYRLSVEDLMAQPSHPPPSAKKPKRKRSPSPSPKPGKRKSARAPSGVQSTSSSSSLATPKKSRGGGEEEDDLTQGMEDPPAEPRIVEVVAAPTNPPVTGQGNVPTSGTTLTTTGSKKQDNELQPLKSGNMADLDEPMEGDKGSSQSTQDREERDTSKERGEGNKGDEPEDNVTEQTHHIVVPSYSAWFDYNSIHTIEKRALSEFFNGKNKSKTPEIYLAYRNFMIDTYRLNPTEYITSTACRRNLAGDVCAIMRVHAFLEQWGLINYQVDAESRPTPMGPPPTSHFHVLSDTPSGLAPVNPNPPKTPQPSAAKTLLDLEKKSTAIGTEEKVSASAMANFGLKIDQYSRKPAVLKNKQAAGATRDWTEQETLLLLEGLELHKDDWNKVCEHVGSRTQDECILHFLRLPIEDPYLEEGGPEGLGPLAYQPVPFSKAGNPVMSTVAFLASVVDPRVAASAAKAAMEEFAAIKDQVPAALLDQHLRNVQASANSDGKFDPAAGLSQSGIAGTGPPEPPDETTAPSTSGNVPAAVATSPHSGTAAPMEPKKEEQEKPKESDVDQTQLDITKKEDELKEADEDAKSAMDAENLEAKEKKDKVVRDAQLQSAAAAALAAAAVKAKHLAAVEERKIKSLVALLVETQMKKLEIKLRHFEELETTMEREREGLEYQRQQLITERQQFHLEQLRAAEFRARQQAHQRLTQEQQQQQQNQHTAWQPAAQQQPQQQPPSPQAAAQQPPSHTPPQQA
- the LOC143428416 gene encoding uncharacterized protein LOC143428416, with product MDKEGDVRLTLEYVRELITKDEPDVEITSLDEEPGSGRGDNYTSMLYRVRAKGQKQMKNGEWINCERAIIYKVLPRSREHREAFKSELLFRNEVAFYTHVWPALDKLQVNGTKVFGGVAKIYAARNDFIAMEDLRERGFQMADRRKGLQLDHLKRALKALAGFHALSLTLRETRPGEFARLSDPNGDQGIQEALFRTENEEWYRQYYHVAAKNAIRMVSDGLPAHMEHMRVEAIEKLRAFLDDDVFFRTMSEIAATQGPLTVFCHGDCWTNNILFKDDSVRSNEEVVYLVDFQLTRVGSLALDLANLLYCCASGEIRRVHMTQLLQHYHSHLMSSLRMLNPKQPPKDPSVMWELLNEEMRRCGRFGVGLALDILPISTCESDEAPDLYEKSETSKEKQITRGPPRGGAECTRLMTDLVLELVHNHAL
- the LOC143428248 gene encoding LOW QUALITY PROTEIN: small ribosomal subunit protein mS39 (The sequence of the model RefSeq protein was modified relative to this genomic sequence to represent the inferred CDS: deleted 2 bases in 1 codon; substituted 1 base at 1 genomic stop codon); the encoded protein is MHVHTTTRLTFARTHILTAENRFSSRTGFGFLINFIQFFVICQRGYTFHTHMCIRLIYIRLCSCHIHLLYICIHTXRYVISLCELKRLQSSLSASNSKIQIPTRIKRGPTDILQALESTIPKDFSRMRCIYHDDPFLMPILTNNYRNYGLSYESGKKTAMWIHKEHNDLFPKHLSDPPINAFQPPVTYTDKSQVSEELLLQVISQYRVSDALDIYRLLETNVSNQAKQALLELLCFFNNKNESIDELILERWYNLAMSKYVLQYSQEIDELYQFLIKQDSLTAAAAYNAMICGLARHLRVEEAWSIYNICKEKDLPINVTTYNYVLRVLPDIFKRSAAKKVEFVFSILNEMNTKKVKPNVRTLNSALKAVTAPPRENDTNDIIKCLFSEFQRINITFSLATYYYPILSYSMKDRDGHKNFTTILDMMKDQHFTIQDPEDKLFFGQAMHLANRFSDRKSGDLIHDLFHTGNNHIFLANAPGEYSYYSARLSLLLATSTIKEFFDHYKKIVPHLYSPQKVLFDKIINELKYNKAEVVAEYLPRLWSDLNVICQRKFSSMLACINLMRIDVLPPDSPLRTIFVDAAWTCWNNIKNAIEQTQESYYPVETELVAHIPLMLLHDKRIKEATEVLTFIVNRSDSFIPTMTEQQITELFNTFISEQCPAGAFLVLEYAANFGLDIIEMSTKLYNLPELTTTDRNKLLNLIGVETLNALDRPKSS